In one Brevibacillus composti genomic region, the following are encoded:
- a CDS encoding cytochrome d ubiquinol oxidase subunit II: protein MSLETLAITVLWIFLYGYIIVASIDFGAGFFSFFCKITRRDHIVSAIIERYLSPVWEVTNVFLIFFMVGLIGFFPDTAYYYGTALLVPGSIFLILQSLRGSFYAFAHYGARNSTAYLFVYGVTGLFIPASLSTVLTISEGGYIEQTAGGEIVLNMGKLLTSSYSWAVVALALVSVLYISASFLTFYAKRAQDTAAVKLLRSFAIAWSLPTIFASFLVFLSIHRHNPEHFDKMMDVSWLFLLSFASFCGALALQLKKRSYGWAFILVMLQFAFAFFGYGNAHLPYLLYPYVTITDSINSPAMGQALVIGLIAGLFLLIPSLVLLLKLFLFDAKYVQGRPIQK, encoded by the coding sequence ATGTCTCTGGAAACATTGGCGATTACGGTGCTGTGGATCTTTCTGTACGGCTACATTATCGTCGCGTCGATTGACTTTGGCGCCGGGTTCTTCTCGTTTTTCTGCAAGATTACCCGCCGCGACCACATCGTCAGCGCGATCATCGAGCGTTATCTGTCGCCGGTATGGGAGGTGACCAACGTATTTCTGATCTTCTTCATGGTCGGGTTGATCGGCTTTTTCCCGGATACCGCCTACTACTACGGAACCGCCCTGCTGGTGCCGGGGAGCATCTTTCTCATCCTGCAGTCGCTGCGCGGCTCCTTCTACGCCTTTGCCCATTACGGAGCGCGGAACAGCACCGCCTACCTGTTCGTCTACGGGGTGACCGGCCTGTTTATTCCAGCCTCGCTGTCGACGGTCCTGACCATCTCTGAAGGGGGCTATATCGAGCAGACCGCTGGCGGAGAGATCGTCCTGAATATGGGCAAGCTGCTCACCAGCTCCTATTCGTGGGCGGTCGTGGCGCTGGCGCTGGTCAGCGTGCTCTACATCAGCGCGAGCTTCCTCACCTTTTACGCCAAGCGGGCCCAGGATACCGCCGCGGTCAAGCTGCTGCGCTCGTTTGCCATCGCCTGGAGCTTGCCGACGATCTTTGCCAGCTTCCTGGTCTTTCTCTCGATCCATCGGCACAACCCCGAGCATTTTGACAAGATGATGGACGTGAGCTGGCTGTTTCTGCTGTCGTTTGCCAGCTTTTGCGGCGCCTTGGCCCTGCAGTTGAAAAAGCGCAGCTACGGCTGGGCGTTCATCCTGGTCATGCTGCAGTTCGCCTTCGCCTTTTTCGGCTACGGCAACGCTCATCTGCCGTACCTGCTCTACCCCTATGTCACGATTACGGACAGCATCAACAGTCCGGCCATGGGGCAGGCGCTGGTCATCGGCTTGATCGCCGGTCTTTTCCTCTTGATTCCGTCTCTGGTTCTGCTCTTGAAGCTGTTCCTGTTTGACGCCAAGTACGTGCAGGGCCGTCCGATTCAAAAATAG
- a CDS encoding rhodanese-like domain-containing protein — translation MSDQGVKEITPQELMEKLAANEKLQVVDVREVEEWNAGHIKEARLIPLGFLPHQTDELDKDVPVVLVCRSGARSHMATEYLTSLGFDAANMVGGMLAWPGEKEVE, via the coding sequence ATGAGCGATCAAGGCGTAAAGGAAATAACCCCGCAGGAACTGATGGAAAAGCTGGCAGCCAACGAGAAGCTGCAGGTAGTGGATGTGCGCGAAGTAGAAGAGTGGAACGCCGGCCATATCAAAGAGGCGAGACTGATTCCGCTCGGCTTTTTGCCTCATCAGACAGATGAGTTGGATAAGGACGTGCCCGTCGTGCTGGTATGCCGCAGCGGCGCACGCAGCCATATGGCGACCGAGTATTTGACCAGTCTGGGCTTTGACGCGGCCAATATGGTAGGCGGCATGCTGGCCTGGCCGGGAGAAAAAGAGGTCGAATAG
- a CDS encoding SCO family protein, which produces MSEVTREQPSFWQRYWFVIAAGVLALLIVGVFGYQYWQKSQIPVLKQMNDFTLDSIDGSAYNFYEHNKKVRLVEFMFTHCPDICPATTFNMSKLQEQLKAEGLFGSKVEFVTITFDPERDTPEVLQKYAEQFNVDFSGWYFLRGEEAEIATVTKDFGMATLKQPDGSFAHTARIFLVDKDGSMRRAYGMASDMDMDLILQEMKQLAK; this is translated from the coding sequence GTGAGTGAAGTGACTCGAGAGCAGCCATCCTTTTGGCAGCGGTACTGGTTTGTCATCGCAGCCGGAGTGCTGGCGCTGCTGATCGTCGGCGTGTTTGGCTATCAATATTGGCAAAAGAGCCAGATTCCTGTCTTGAAGCAGATGAACGATTTTACTTTGGACAGCATTGACGGCTCTGCTTACAACTTTTACGAGCACAATAAAAAAGTGCGGTTGGTAGAATTCATGTTTACCCATTGTCCGGACATCTGCCCGGCGACCACTTTCAATATGTCCAAGCTGCAGGAGCAATTGAAAGCAGAAGGACTCTTTGGCAGCAAGGTGGAGTTTGTCACGATTACGTTTGACCCCGAGCGAGACACGCCGGAGGTCCTGCAAAAATACGCCGAGCAGTTCAACGTCGATTTTAGCGGCTGGTATTTCCTGCGGGGCGAAGAGGCTGAGATTGCCACCGTGACCAAAGACTTCGGCATGGCCACATTGAAGCAGCCGGACGGCTCCTTCGCCCATACCGCCCGGATCTTCCTGGTCGACAAGGATGGGAGCATGCGCCGGGCGTACGGCATGGCATCCGATATGGACATGGATTTGATCCTGCAAGAGATGAAGCAGTTGGCTAAATAA
- the rnjA gene encoding ribonuclease J1, with translation MSDVKIFAMGGLGEIGKNMYCVEYEDEIVIIDCGVKFPENEMFGIDLVIPDVSYLVANQHKIKALLLTHGHEDHIGAIPYVLKQIKVPIYGGRLTLGLVKAKLEEHRMQNDVTMIPISEDTEIPFQHMKASFFRTNHSIPDSYGVVLHTPEGMVIHTGDFKFDMTPVGKTTEYGKIARIGSSGDVLALLSDSTNSERYGFTMSERTVGEGILDVVQKAKGRIILATFASNVHRLQQVVDAAAECNRKVAVIGRSMEKVFLIGQELGYITMPEGMLIDIKHIDNYADNQVLIICTGSQGEPMAALTRIASGSHRSVTIYPEDTVIISASPIPGNTVNVSRTIDKLYRAGANVVLSSVFDIHASGHGSSEELKLMLNFIRPKYFIPIHGEYRMLKTHSKLAQQVGIEESNIFIMDNGDVLNCTREKAWLSKVPAGIVLIDGSGVGDVGNIVLRDRKHLAEDGLMVVVVSLDMKNFKILTGPDIVSRGFVYVRGSESLIQEATVLVRQRLQEALDKKIKEWSELKSQINEVIKPFIYEKTGRNPMILTILMEV, from the coding sequence TTGAGTGACGTAAAGATTTTCGCGATGGGCGGTCTCGGCGAAATCGGAAAAAATATGTACTGTGTCGAGTACGAAGACGAGATCGTGATCATCGATTGCGGGGTGAAATTCCCCGAAAACGAGATGTTTGGAATCGACTTGGTCATCCCGGACGTTTCGTATCTGGTGGCCAACCAGCATAAAATCAAGGCGCTGTTGCTGACGCACGGCCATGAGGACCACATCGGAGCCATTCCGTATGTCCTGAAGCAAATCAAGGTGCCGATCTACGGCGGACGTCTTACCCTGGGCTTGGTGAAGGCAAAGCTGGAAGAGCATCGGATGCAAAATGATGTGACCATGATCCCGATTTCGGAGGATACGGAGATCCCCTTCCAGCACATGAAGGCATCGTTCTTCCGGACCAACCACAGCATCCCGGATTCTTATGGCGTGGTGCTGCATACACCGGAAGGCATGGTCATCCACACGGGAGACTTCAAGTTCGATATGACCCCGGTCGGGAAAACCACGGAGTACGGCAAAATCGCCCGGATCGGCAGCTCGGGGGATGTGCTGGCGCTCCTCTCCGACAGCACCAACAGCGAACGCTACGGCTTCACCATGTCGGAGCGGACCGTGGGCGAAGGCATTTTGGATGTGGTGCAAAAGGCGAAGGGACGGATTATCCTGGCCACCTTCGCGTCCAACGTGCACCGCTTGCAGCAAGTCGTGGATGCCGCCGCCGAATGCAACCGCAAAGTAGCCGTGATCGGCCGCAGCATGGAGAAGGTTTTTCTGATCGGACAAGAGCTGGGCTACATCACCATGCCGGAGGGCATGCTGATCGACATCAAGCACATCGACAACTACGCGGACAACCAGGTGCTGATCATCTGCACAGGCAGCCAGGGCGAGCCGATGGCGGCCCTGACGAGGATCGCTTCCGGTTCGCACCGCAGCGTCACGATCTACCCGGAGGACACCGTGATCATTTCGGCTTCGCCCATTCCGGGAAATACGGTCAATGTCAGCCGCACGATTGACAAGCTGTACCGGGCAGGCGCCAATGTCGTGCTCAGCTCCGTCTTTGACATTCACGCTTCCGGTCACGGCAGCAGCGAAGAGCTGAAGCTGATGCTCAACTTCATCCGGCCGAAGTATTTTATCCCGATTCACGGGGAGTACCGGATGCTGAAGACGCACTCCAAGCTGGCACAGCAGGTGGGCATCGAAGAGAGCAACATCTTTATCATGGACAACGGCGATGTCCTGAACTGCACCCGCGAGAAAGCCTGGCTGAGCAAGGTGCCGGCCGGAATCGTGCTGATCGACGGCAGCGGCGTGGGCGACGTCGGCAACATCGTTCTCCGGGACCGCAAGCATCTGGCAGAGGATGGCCTGATGGTCGTCGTCGTCAGCCTGGATATGAAGAACTTCAAGATTTTGACCGGCCCGGACATTGTCAGCCGCGGGTTCGTCTACGTGCGCGGATCGGAGTCATTGATCCAGGAGGCGACCGTGCTGGTGCGGCAGCGTCTGCAGGAAGCGCTGGATAAGAAAATCAAGGAATGGTCGGAATTGAAGTCGCAAATCAATGAAGTGATCAAGCCATTTATTTATGAAAAAACAGGGCGCAATCCGATGATCCTGACGATATTGATGGAAGTGTAA
- a CDS encoding BrxA/BrxB family bacilliredoxin, producing MMSYEAYMSQVIQPMRDELTRVGFTELKTPEEVEKALSELKGTALVVVNSVCGCAAGLARPAVAHSLNHAKKPDHLYTVFAGQDKEATAKAREYFEGYPPSSPSFALMKDGKIMTMIERHQIENNDLGTISKLLTDAYDKYCD from the coding sequence ATGATGTCTTATGAGGCATACATGAGTCAAGTCATCCAGCCGATGCGTGACGAGCTGACACGCGTAGGTTTTACCGAACTGAAAACGCCGGAAGAAGTGGAAAAAGCCCTCTCCGAGCTGAAAGGAACCGCGCTGGTCGTGGTCAACTCCGTCTGCGGCTGTGCAGCGGGCCTGGCACGTCCAGCTGTCGCTCATTCCCTGAACCACGCGAAAAAACCTGACCATCTCTATACGGTGTTCGCTGGACAGGATAAGGAAGCCACCGCGAAAGCTCGCGAGTATTTCGAAGGCTATCCGCCATCTTCGCCATCCTTTGCCCTGATGAAGGACGGCAAGATCATGACGATGATCGAGCGCCACCAGATCGAGAACAACGATCTCGGCACGATTTCCAAGCTGTTGACCGACGCATACGATAAATACTGCGATTAA